In the genome of Rhizobium sp. CC-YZS058, one region contains:
- a CDS encoding MFS transporter: MPQPASSAPDTAVRPRQYLAVAVISLATILVVLDGAIANVALPSIALSLRAQADDTVWVVSAYQLAVLVALLPCGALGDIYGARRVYLFGVVLFTLSSAACALAGDLAVLVVSRFAQGLGAGAIMALAMMNLRALLPPSMLGPIIGINAMIIGISAAAGPGIAGTILSITSWPWLFAINIPMGALILLGGRLLAKSEGRKRPLNARALLANTLMFILFFCGADMIATAPVRGAALILASIGCLLVLLRLERRSEAPIIPTDLLATPVFRVAVIASVACFCGQMLSYIALPFYLQHGLHMTSVSAGFAMMPWPLATALIAPLSGRLANHVKTAWLCAAGGGLFSIGLLMIAVSPPEPLSRLFLLGTVVSGLGFGLFQTPNNRILLLSAPKARNGAAGAMQGTARLLGQTLGGILMSILFALLPPSTALTSAMVVSAACAALAGLVSLTRGRHEPTLDAAPALARAEG; the protein is encoded by the coding sequence ATGCCCCAGCCTGCTTCCTCTGCCCCTGACACCGCGGTCAGGCCGCGGCAATATCTTGCCGTCGCGGTCATTTCGCTGGCGACGATCCTCGTCGTGCTGGATGGTGCGATCGCGAATGTTGCGCTTCCAAGCATCGCGCTGTCCCTGCGCGCGCAGGCGGACGATACGGTCTGGGTGGTTTCGGCCTATCAGCTGGCGGTTCTCGTCGCGCTTCTGCCCTGCGGGGCGCTGGGCGATATCTATGGAGCGCGGCGGGTCTATCTTTTCGGCGTCGTGCTTTTCACCCTGTCCTCTGCCGCCTGCGCTCTTGCAGGCGATCTTGCGGTTCTTGTCGTCAGCCGATTTGCCCAAGGCTTAGGTGCGGGAGCGATCATGGCGCTCGCCATGATGAACCTGCGCGCGCTCCTGCCACCGTCCATGCTCGGGCCGATCATCGGCATCAACGCCATGATCATCGGCATTTCGGCCGCGGCAGGGCCGGGGATTGCCGGCACCATCCTGTCGATCACCAGCTGGCCCTGGCTTTTCGCCATCAATATCCCGATGGGTGCGCTCATTCTCTTGGGTGGCCGGCTGCTCGCAAAGAGCGAAGGACGAAAGAGGCCGCTGAATGCGCGGGCCCTGCTCGCCAACACCCTGATGTTCATCCTGTTCTTCTGCGGCGCCGACATGATCGCCACCGCGCCCGTTCGCGGCGCGGCGCTCATCCTCGCATCGATCGGGTGCCTCCTCGTCCTTCTGCGCCTGGAGCGCCGGAGCGAGGCACCGATCATCCCGACGGATCTGCTGGCAACCCCGGTCTTCCGCGTCGCCGTCATCGCCTCCGTCGCCTGCTTCTGCGGACAGATGCTGAGCTACATCGCGCTTCCCTTCTATCTTCAGCATGGGCTGCATATGACGTCGGTCTCGGCCGGTTTTGCCATGATGCCCTGGCCGCTTGCCACGGCACTGATCGCGCCCCTGTCCGGCCGCCTGGCAAACCACGTCAAGACGGCTTGGCTCTGCGCCGCCGGCGGCGGCCTCTTCAGCATCGGATTGCTGATGATCGCCGTCAGTCCGCCTGAGCCGCTCAGCAGGCTGTTCCTCCTCGGCACGGTCGTCTCGGGCCTCGGCTTCGGCCTCTTCCAGACACCGAACAACCGGATCCTGCTGCTCTCGGCCCCGAAGGCACGCAACGGCGCGGCCGGGGCCATGCAGGGAACGGCGCGTCTGCTCGGCCAGACCCTAGGCGGCATCCTCATGTCCATCCTCTTCGCCCTGCTGCCGCCATCCACCGCGCTGACCAGCGCAATGGTGGTCTCCGCCGCCTGCGCCGCTCTCGCCGGCCTCGTCAGCCTGACCCGCGGCCGCCACGAACCGACCCTCGATGCGGCACCTGCTCTTGCTCGTGCGGAGGGGTAA
- a CDS encoding LysR family transcriptional regulator encodes MPDLDLNLLVALDALLKEQSVTAAARRLGLSTSAMSRTLSRLRARIGDPILVPAGRGLVATPHAVKLAAEVHALHEAVQAVLSRPPAVDLSKIDRHITIRANEAFVLIFAAELSAAVAASAPGIRLRFAPRADKDIRRLRDAAVDLDIGLLPPESGELRCQTLFTDRYVGLARPGHPIFENGPITAASYSASGHVVFSPQADYAGPVDRALAELGFRRDVRLIVPSFPAVIAVAASSDLLGCVPMSYRQSVTKGDVETFELPFAVPSFTIVQAWHPRMDADPVHRWLRGLIFARFKTMG; translated from the coding sequence ATGCCTGACCTCGACCTCAACCTTCTTGTGGCGCTCGATGCCCTGCTGAAGGAGCAGAGTGTGACGGCTGCCGCGCGTCGCCTGGGGCTCAGCACCTCGGCCATGAGCAGGACGCTGTCGCGCCTCAGGGCGCGGATCGGCGATCCCATCCTCGTGCCGGCAGGGCGTGGCCTGGTGGCGACGCCCCATGCGGTGAAACTTGCAGCCGAAGTGCACGCGTTGCATGAAGCCGTGCAGGCCGTTCTCAGTCGCCCTCCAGCCGTCGATCTTTCGAAAATCGACCGCCACATCACGATCCGCGCCAATGAAGCCTTCGTGCTGATCTTCGCAGCCGAGCTCAGTGCCGCGGTCGCGGCGTCCGCGCCGGGCATCCGGCTGCGGTTTGCGCCGCGGGCCGACAAGGACATCCGGCGCCTGCGGGATGCGGCCGTGGATCTGGATATCGGCCTCCTGCCGCCAGAAAGCGGGGAGCTGCGCTGCCAGACATTGTTTACCGACCGCTATGTCGGCCTCGCGCGGCCGGGGCACCCGATCTTCGAGAATGGGCCAATAACGGCCGCATCCTACAGCGCGTCCGGCCACGTCGTCTTTTCGCCGCAGGCGGATTATGCCGGCCCGGTGGATCGGGCGCTGGCCGAACTCGGCTTTCGGCGCGATGTGAGATTGATCGTGCCGAGCTTTCCCGCCGTGATCGCGGTCGCCGCCAGCTCCGATCTTCTCGGCTGCGTGCCGATGTCCTATCGGCAGTCGGTCACGAAGGGCGACGTCGAGACCTTCGAGCTGCCCTTCGCCGTGCCGAGCTTCACCATCGTGCAGGCCTGGCATCCGCGAATGGACGCCGATCCGGTGCATCGCTGGCTGCGGGGGCTCATCTTCGCGCGGTTCAAAACGATGGGGTGA
- a CDS encoding ArgE/DapE family deacylase — translation MPSIEEQIATRVEAAEARIVQTLSDLVAFPSIVKSNPKEAGPGERDCQLYLQKRLEALGFTTDLWDPDGPALYEKYKGRPGANKGRTFEGRPNLGGTLAGTGGGRSIMLTGHIDVVPPGAAEHWSTDPFEPVLKDGFLHGRGTVDMKGGVACMLMAVEILQEMGVPLKGDVVFTTVVDEEIGGMGSLAMVDRGFTADAGIMTEPTANRIAPLCHGILWGKIIIDGIGGHAELTPNAWYTSGPVDAVQLCRQMLDGIDILNRRWMFDPKKNHPLMDLPNQIIVTQINAGEHPSSMAGRAEIIIDAQYLPSEKDEFALGGHVKREIEEHVHNVCMADPYLRQHPARVEWILDADCAEIPADSPFVSMFQQAVEEASLSPVLSGFGAHSDIGLPTGLGKTPTVNFGPGDPAQAHQPNERVSVRDLIDCTKAIALAVQKWCS, via the coding sequence ATGCCTTCCATCGAAGAACAGATCGCGACACGCGTCGAGGCCGCCGAAGCGCGGATCGTCCAGACCCTCAGCGATCTCGTCGCCTTCCCCTCGATCGTCAAATCCAATCCGAAGGAGGCCGGCCCCGGCGAGCGCGACTGCCAGCTCTATCTGCAGAAGCGCCTGGAGGCGCTCGGCTTCACCACCGACCTCTGGGATCCGGATGGTCCGGCCCTTTACGAGAAATACAAGGGCCGCCCCGGTGCCAACAAGGGCCGCACCTTCGAAGGCCGGCCGAACCTCGGCGGCACGCTGGCGGGAACGGGCGGCGGACGCTCGATCATGCTGACGGGGCATATCGACGTCGTGCCGCCGGGTGCGGCGGAACATTGGTCGACCGATCCCTTCGAGCCGGTTCTGAAGGACGGCTTCCTGCACGGACGCGGCACGGTGGACATGAAGGGCGGCGTCGCCTGCATGCTGATGGCGGTCGAGATCCTTCAGGAAATGGGCGTGCCGTTGAAGGGCGACGTGGTCTTCACCACCGTGGTCGACGAAGAGATCGGCGGCATGGGATCGCTCGCCATGGTCGATCGCGGCTTCACCGCCGATGCCGGGATCATGACCGAACCGACGGCGAACCGCATCGCGCCACTCTGTCACGGCATCCTGTGGGGCAAGATCATCATCGACGGCATTGGCGGCCATGCGGAGCTGACGCCCAATGCCTGGTACACGAGCGGCCCGGTCGATGCCGTACAACTCTGCCGGCAGATGCTGGACGGGATCGATATCCTCAACCGCCGCTGGATGTTCGACCCGAAGAAGAATCACCCGCTGATGGACCTGCCGAACCAGATCATCGTCACGCAGATCAATGCCGGCGAACACCCCTCCTCCATGGCAGGACGCGCCGAGATCATCATCGACGCCCAGTATCTGCCGAGCGAGAAAGACGAGTTCGCGCTCGGCGGCCATGTGAAGCGCGAGATCGAGGAGCATGTGCACAATGTTTGCATGGCCGATCCCTATCTTCGCCAGCATCCGGCCCGGGTCGAATGGATTCTCGACGCCGATTGCGCCGAGATCCCTGCCGACAGCCCCTTCGTCTCGATGTTCCAGCAGGCGGTCGAGGAAGCCAGCCTCTCGCCCGTGCTGTCCGGCTTCGGCGCCCACAGCGATATCGGCTTGCCAACCGGACTTGGGAAGACACCGACCGTCAACTTCGGACCCGGCGATCCCGCCCAGGCCCACCAGCCGAACGAGCGGGTCTCCGTCCGCGACCTGATCGACTGCACCAAGGCGATCGCCCTTGCCGTTCAGAAGTGGTGCAGCTGA